In the genome of Candidatus Cloacimonadota bacterium, one region contains:
- a CDS encoding PTS sugar transporter subunit IIA, producing MNLAETIRMETCSIDLRAKDKDEALQQIAALYKRSDSFVEIDESTIYAALKAREAMGSTGFVNGIAIPHCQIEGLKKFYISLAICKKGVYFDSIDHKKTHIFVSIIGPTNSRNEHLQYLAACSHILKQPGVTSSLMQATTRINLYEEFLTHADNGSGKIAYKGKDKLLLLIIQDESILQDITEVFIEYGIQQSIILEGAQMENLISKVPLFMGFFNFTGDKNPSTKIILAKIVKDHINAITKGLEDVFGDLDSFSGLKLLVMDVFFAKGF from the coding sequence ATGAACTTGGCAGAAACCATCAGAATGGAGACCTGTAGCATAGATCTAAGAGCAAAAGATAAAGATGAAGCTCTGCAACAGATAGCCGCTCTATATAAACGCAGCGACAGTTTTGTTGAGATTGATGAAAGCACTATCTATGCAGCTTTAAAAGCTAGGGAAGCTATGGGTAGCACAGGTTTTGTAAATGGAATTGCAATCCCTCACTGCCAAATAGAGGGGCTAAAAAAGTTCTATATCAGTTTGGCTATTTGTAAAAAGGGTGTTTATTTTGATTCGATAGACCATAAAAAGACTCATATCTTTGTCTCGATTATAGGACCCACGAATAGCCGTAACGAGCATTTACAGTATTTAGCTGCTTGTTCCCACATTCTTAAGCAACCAGGAGTTACTTCTTCTTTAATGCAGGCAACTACACGTATTAACCTGTATGAAGAGTTTTTAACTCATGCTGATAATGGCTCTGGAAAAATAGCATATAAGGGCAAGGACAAACTGCTGCTGCTTATCATTCAAGACGAAAGCATTCTGCAAGATATTACTGAAGTATTTATCGAATATGGCATCCAACAATCCATTATTTTAGAGGGTGCTCAGATGGAAAACCTGATCTCGAAAGTGCCGCTATTCATGGGTTTCTTCAATTTTACCGGAGATAAAAACCCCAGCACAAAGATTATCTTGGCAAAGATCGTAAAAGACCATATAAATGCAATCACCAAAGGCTTGGAAGATGTATTTGGAGATCTGGATTCATTTTCCGGGCTAAAACTGCTGGTTATGGATGTATTCTTCGCCAAAGGGTTTTAA
- a CDS encoding serpin family protein translates to MKYITEINGGMMIRHHKLMLILVVLLSMFACSKNKAEQAPEAQPSSEEISVNMAKHLDFPFNLWKNLNVEGQNLFISPTSINLAMGMAYTGARGNTATEIAKVMGYTESPKEEHTKFHQSLQVLEEIKSRKNAEFNIANALFNAEGNKDLLVPEYSEVLHKSFYSELFSLDFSQAQKTADFINLWVEKQTNNRIKNIVSERQIADSNDGLILVNSIYFKSDWLQQFPAENTIQERFYTSSQKDPDHHIILPMMKQQGSFPYAQTNDCKIVELPYVEREISMIFVIPNDMEKISAELDYELAQSWIEQLGRPERVMVFIPRFRIEDTYDKLVGNFHKLGINDAFNAVSADFSGILNQNSGQRLFISDIVHKTFLEVTETGTEAAAATQIGFAKTSLESPQPDLHVFRADQPFFCMILHRPTNEILFLGKIVKPQKTE, encoded by the coding sequence ATGAAGTATATAACAGAAATTAATGGAGGAATGATGATTCGACATCATAAGCTAATGCTAATTCTTGTTGTGCTGCTAAGTATGTTTGCATGCAGTAAAAATAAGGCAGAACAAGCCCCCGAAGCCCAGCCAAGCAGTGAAGAAATTAGTGTAAATATGGCAAAGCATCTGGATTTCCCTTTCAATTTGTGGAAAAACCTTAATGTTGAGGGACAAAACTTGTTTATCTCGCCCACAAGCATAAATCTCGCCATGGGAATGGCATACACAGGCGCTAGAGGCAACACTGCCACAGAAATCGCCAAAGTAATGGGCTACACCGAATCGCCCAAAGAAGAACACACAAAATTCCATCAATCGCTTCAAGTTTTAGAAGAAATAAAAAGCCGTAAAAATGCCGAATTCAATATCGCCAATGCCCTATTTAATGCCGAGGGAAACAAGGATCTACTGGTTCCAGAATACTCTGAAGTATTACACAAGTCCTTTTATAGCGAACTCTTTAGCTTGGATTTTAGCCAAGCCCAAAAAACTGCCGATTTTATCAATCTATGGGTGGAAAAGCAAACCAATAATCGTATAAAGAATATTGTCTCCGAGCGCCAAATAGCAGATAGCAACGACGGCTTGATCTTGGTAAACAGCATCTACTTCAAAAGCGATTGGTTACAACAGTTCCCTGCTGAAAACACAATTCAGGAGAGATTTTATACAAGTTCCCAAAAAGATCCCGATCATCACATAATACTTCCCATGATGAAACAACAAGGCAGCTTCCCTTATGCACAAACCAACGATTGTAAGATTGTGGAGCTTCCCTATGTGGAACGTGAAATATCTATGATCTTTGTTATACCCAACGATATGGAAAAGATAAGTGCCGAGCTGGATTATGAACTTGCACAAAGCTGGATTGAACAACTGGGAAGACCAGAACGAGTTATGGTTTTTATACCCCGATTCCGCATTGAAGATACCTACGATAAACTCGTTGGAAACTTCCATAAATTGGGCATAAATGATGCTTTTAACGCAGTTAGTGCAGATTTCTCCGGAATTCTTAACCAGAATAGTGGGCAGCGTTTATTTATCTCCGATATTGTACACAAAACATTTCTAGAGGTAACCGAAACTGGAACTGAAGCTGCTGCCGCTACTCAGATTGGATTTGCCAAGACTTCGCTTGAATCGCCACAACCAGATTTGCACGTATTTAGGGCAGATCAACCCTTCTTTTGCATGATTTTACACCGTCCTACGAACGAAATCCTTTTCTTGGGCAAAATTGTAAAACCACAAAAAACAGAATAG
- a CDS encoding YifB family Mg chelatase-like AAA ATPase, producing MVGFALTYTTLGIDALQVSVECDRVGSMQHMVNIVGMPTNAVKESKDRVFAALRNSGISYQSSRYTINLAPADIRKDSSALDLPIALAVVMNNNGIPDPGLNKVAVIGELSLDGNVRPVDGVLPIAIAAKRDGVDILIVPRENAEEAAIIEDISVIPVTSLSETVQYLRNKASIPAAKVDREKIFQVLNEFPLDMHDVKGQYQVKRALEVAAAGGHNLLMIGPPGSGKTMLARRVPTILPELTLDEALEATKIHSVAGFSKDFKNGILTTRAFRAPHHTISDIALIGGGAFPKPGEVSLSHRGVLFLDELPEFKRSVLEVLRQPLEDGIVTISRAATSLTFPAEFMLIASMNPCPCGYFGANIPNHECTCDSTAIARYRNRISGPLLDRIDIHVEVPTVAYKDLSALPTGDTSATIRHRVNKAREIQHRRFEDMGIYNNSQMNSKMLRKFCILDRDCDALMQNAIDKLGYSARVFDRILKVARTIADLEGTQNINSDHISEAIQYRTLDRKYWS from the coding sequence ATGGTAGGATTCGCACTCACATACACCACCTTGGGAATTGACGCATTGCAAGTATCGGTAGAATGTGATAGAGTAGGCAGTATGCAACACATGGTAAACATCGTAGGAATGCCTACCAATGCAGTGAAAGAGAGCAAAGACCGCGTGTTTGCCGCTCTGCGCAATAGCGGCATCTCATACCAGAGTAGTCGCTATACCATCAATCTGGCGCCGGCTGATATCCGTAAGGATTCTTCTGCGCTGGATCTGCCCATCGCCCTAGCTGTGGTGATGAACAACAATGGTATTCCCGATCCTGGTTTGAATAAGGTTGCTGTTATCGGCGAGCTATCTCTGGATGGCAATGTGCGTCCTGTGGATGGTGTGTTGCCGATCGCCATTGCCGCCAAACGGGACGGAGTGGACATCCTCATCGTACCTCGCGAAAATGCCGAAGAAGCCGCTATCATTGAAGATATCAGCGTGATCCCCGTCACCTCACTTTCCGAGACTGTGCAATACCTGCGCAATAAAGCCAGCATTCCAGCAGCAAAAGTAGACCGTGAGAAAATCTTCCAGGTACTTAACGAATTCCCCTTGGATATGCACGATGTGAAAGGGCAATATCAAGTTAAGCGCGCCCTGGAAGTAGCCGCCGCGGGCGGACACAATCTGCTAATGATCGGTCCTCCCGGCAGTGGCAAAACCATGCTCGCCAGACGAGTTCCCACCATTCTGCCGGAGCTGACACTGGACGAAGCCTTAGAAGCTACAAAGATCCACTCGGTAGCAGGATTCTCGAAGGATTTCAAGAACGGCATCCTCACCACTAGAGCCTTTCGGGCACCTCACCATACCATCAGTGATATAGCGCTGATTGGAGGCGGAGCATTCCCCAAACCGGGGGAAGTAAGCTTATCTCATCGAGGAGTGCTATTTTTAGATGAACTACCCGAATTTAAACGCTCTGTACTAGAAGTTCTCAGACAACCATTAGAGGATGGTATTGTAACCATTTCCCGCGCAGCCACGAGCCTTACGTTCCCGGCAGAATTTATGTTGATAGCAAGCATGAACCCCTGCCCTTGTGGTTATTTTGGCGCAAATATTCCCAATCATGAATGCACTTGCGATAGCACAGCCATTGCGCGTTATCGCAACCGGATATCCGGTCCTCTTTTGGACAGAATAGATATTCATGTGGAAGTACCTACTGTTGCTTACAAGGATCTTAGCGCTTTACCCACAGGCGATACCTCCGCTACTATTCGACATCGGGTGAATAAAGCACGCGAGATACAACATCGGCGTTTTGAAGATATGGGCATCTACAATAACAGTCAGATGAATAGTAAGATGCTGCGCAAATTCTGCATCTTAGATAGAGATTGTGATGCACTTATGCAAAATGCCATCGATAAATTGGGCTATTCGGCCAGAGTGTTTGACCGTATTCTTAAGGTGGCTCGCACTATTGCCGATCTGGAAGGAACACAGAATATCAATAGCGACCATATCTCTGAGGCAATACAATACCGCACTTTAGATAGAAAATATTGGAGTTAA
- a CDS encoding cation:proton antiporter, whose product MNLLQLIEHYFAHHVIFSAALMLLVGYFFGQIAERIKLPAITGYILAGVAIGTSGLRLIRPANMEMLYVISELTLSFIAVIIGGEFSFHKLKLYGKNILILTIAQMMLTFLLVSFALLFVGLPKHISFVLGAISAATAPAATVVIVEKLKAKGKFVDYLYGIVALDDAGTVILFSVAFAFSASLMGQAELVLSSALWRAISEILYSIVIGAISGFAIHYSTIKKRNLNEIKILALGFIFLSTSISISLHLSPLIANMTLGMLLVNLSSKHVRILFSFEPLTSVLYAIFFAIAGAELRINVFADFSIFLAGIIYILMRMLGKYGGVYLGSLSLGLDKKVRNYLGLSLFPQAGVAIGLVLFVQASPVVQSAPEYIKADIAKMINIVLMSVFVNEIVGPPLAKLAILKNLNGRQS is encoded by the coding sequence TTGAATCTATTACAGTTAATCGAACATTATTTTGCGCATCACGTGATATTTAGTGCCGCATTGATGCTCTTGGTCGGGTATTTCTTTGGTCAGATAGCTGAGCGCATCAAACTCCCCGCTATCACGGGTTACATCTTGGCTGGAGTAGCTATTGGCACTAGTGGTCTGAGGTTGATACGACCCGCAAACATGGAGATGCTGTATGTAATCTCCGAGCTTACTCTATCTTTCATAGCTGTTATTATTGGGGGTGAATTCTCATTTCATAAGCTTAAACTATATGGTAAGAATATCCTGATTCTTACTATTGCACAGATGATGCTTACATTTCTACTGGTATCTTTTGCACTCCTTTTTGTTGGATTACCAAAACACATCAGTTTTGTATTGGGTGCAATCTCGGCGGCTACTGCCCCGGCGGCAACTGTAGTGATAGTAGAGAAATTGAAGGCAAAAGGGAAGTTTGTAGACTATCTATATGGTATTGTAGCGCTAGATGATGCCGGCACGGTTATCCTATTTTCGGTGGCTTTTGCTTTCTCTGCGTCTCTGATGGGACAAGCGGAATTGGTGCTTTCCAGCGCATTGTGGCGTGCCATTAGTGAGATTTTGTATTCTATAGTAATCGGTGCTATATCGGGCTTTGCCATCCATTATTCCACAATCAAGAAGCGTAATCTGAACGAGATCAAGATTCTGGCATTGGGTTTTATCTTTTTGAGTACATCCATTTCTATAAGTTTGCATCTGTCACCGCTTATTGCGAACATGACTTTGGGTATGCTTTTAGTGAATCTATCCAGCAAGCATGTACGCATCCTCTTTTCATTTGAGCCTCTTACATCTGTGTTATACGCCATCTTCTTTGCCATTGCGGGCGCAGAACTTAGAATAAATGTATTTGCCGATTTCTCTATCTTTTTAGCCGGGATCATCTATATCCTAATGCGCATGTTGGGTAAATACGGTGGAGTATACTTAGGTTCTCTTTCTTTAGGATTGGATAAGAAAGTGCGCAACTATCTAGGTCTTAGTCTTTTCCCACAGGCTGGGGTGGCTATTGGGCTGGTACTTTTTGTACAAGCGTCCCCAGTAGTGCAAAGTGCGCCCGAGTACATCAAAGCAGATATTGCAAAGATGATTAATATCGTACTGATGTCAGTTTTCGTTAATGAAATAGTGGGACCACCTCTTGCCAAACTGGCTATACTTAAAAACCTTAATGGGAGACAATCATGA